From Nocardioides daedukensis, the proteins below share one genomic window:
- the wecB gene encoding non-hydrolyzing UDP-N-acetylglucosamine 2-epimerase: MSNAVWHVTGARPNFPKAAPVVAALNERGISQGLVHTGQHYDDNMSTVFFEQLKLPRPDINLGVGSGSHAQQTATIMTGLEELFLKEQPKLVVVYGDVNSTVAAALVASKLHIPVAHVEAGLRSFDMTMPEEVNRIVTDRLSNLLLATSPDAIAHLAHEGVAADRIHLVGNPMIDTLLSFVKDSGEAPHVEGFEIPDGPFAVATLHRPANVDDPGDLNVLKDALHATADQLPVVMPVHPRGKARMTEIGLFDHDNMHAVEPLGYLEFLGLVRRSALVVTDSGGIQEETTVLGVPCLTLRPNTERPVTITHGTNQLVTAPALAGIVKETLAAGRPTTWKVPPLWDGQAGPRIAEVIDNFLAAQG, encoded by the coding sequence TTGAGCAACGCCGTCTGGCACGTGACCGGTGCCCGCCCCAATTTCCCCAAGGCCGCCCCCGTGGTGGCCGCGCTCAACGAGCGCGGAATCTCGCAGGGTCTGGTCCACACCGGACAGCACTATGACGACAACATGTCCACGGTCTTCTTCGAGCAGCTGAAGCTGCCCCGCCCCGACATCAACCTGGGTGTCGGCTCCGGGTCGCACGCGCAGCAGACCGCGACCATCATGACCGGCCTCGAGGAGCTCTTCCTCAAGGAACAGCCGAAGCTGGTCGTCGTCTACGGCGACGTGAACTCCACCGTCGCCGCCGCACTGGTCGCCTCCAAGCTGCACATCCCGGTGGCCCACGTGGAGGCCGGCCTGCGCAGCTTCGACATGACCATGCCCGAGGAGGTCAACCGGATCGTCACCGACCGGCTCTCCAACCTGCTGCTGGCCACCAGCCCGGACGCGATCGCGCACCTCGCCCACGAGGGCGTCGCGGCCGATCGCATCCACCTGGTCGGCAACCCGATGATCGACACCCTGCTGTCCTTCGTGAAGGACTCGGGAGAGGCGCCGCACGTGGAGGGCTTCGAGATCCCGGACGGCCCGTTCGCGGTGGCAACCCTGCACCGTCCGGCCAACGTCGACGACCCGGGCGACCTCAACGTGCTCAAGGACGCCCTGCACGCCACCGCCGACCAGCTCCCGGTCGTCATGCCCGTGCACCCCCGCGGCAAGGCCCGGATGACCGAGATCGGGCTCTTCGACCACGACAACATGCACGCAGTGGAGCCGCTGGGCTACCTGGAGTTCCTCGGCCTGGTCCGGCGCAGCGCACTGGTCGTCACCGACTCCGGCGGTATCCAGGAGGAGACCACCGTGCTGGGCGTCCCGTGCCTCACGCTCCGCCCGAACACCGAGCGGCCGGTCACCATCACCCACGGCACGAACCAGCTGGTCACCGCTCCGGCGCTGGCCGGGATCGTCAAGGAGACCCTCGCCGCAGGGCGTCCCACGACGTGGAAGGTGCCCCCGCTGTGGGACGGCCAGGCCGGCCCGCGGATCGCGGAGGTCATCGACAACTTCCTGGCCGCCCAGGGCTGA
- a CDS encoding GMC oxidoreductase: MSGHDYDVLVIGSGFGGSASALRLSEKGYKVGVLEAGRRWTDKEFAGSNWNLRNSIWAPAFGLTGTQRINVIGKVTVFSAAGVGGGSLIYGNTLYEPLPEFYEDPAWAHITDWRSELAPFYDQAKRMLGVNQNPRLGRADDVLREVAVDLGVPETYHPTDVGVFFNEGHEGHEVADPYFGGAGPARAGCQHCARCMTGCPFNAKNTTVKNYLHLAEGLGAKVHAMTTVTAVRPVADGYAVDTVRSGAVVRKRERTFTAKQVVFAAAARGTQDLLHKMKDEGVLTELSPRLGELTRSNSEAILTVSSREHTDMAQGVAISSSIHPEPTTHVEVVKYGSGQDALFPLSVPMIDGGPLRALRFLLTVLRHPVAFLRSMWPVGGADRSVILLVMQSLDNSLTSFRKGGRLTTKQGTGEPNPTWIPIGHKVARLYASKVKGDAGAVGTDVLNIPSTAHYIGGAVIGDSPATGVIDPWQRVYGHDGLHVIDGSAVTANLGVNPSLTITAQAERALAFWPNKGEQDPRPPLGSTYARVSPVAPHKPAVPATASGALRVS, from the coding sequence ATGTCCGGCCACGACTACGACGTACTCGTCATCGGATCTGGATTCGGCGGCAGTGCCAGCGCCTTGCGCCTGAGCGAGAAGGGCTACAAGGTCGGCGTTCTCGAGGCCGGCCGACGGTGGACCGACAAGGAGTTCGCAGGCTCCAACTGGAACCTGCGCAACTCGATCTGGGCCCCGGCCTTCGGACTCACCGGCACGCAGCGGATCAACGTGATCGGCAAGGTCACCGTCTTCAGTGCGGCCGGCGTGGGTGGCGGCTCGCTGATCTACGGCAACACGCTCTATGAGCCGCTGCCGGAGTTCTACGAGGACCCGGCCTGGGCACACATCACCGACTGGCGCTCCGAGCTGGCCCCGTTCTACGACCAGGCCAAGCGCATGCTCGGCGTGAACCAGAACCCGCGCCTGGGTCGCGCCGACGACGTACTCCGCGAGGTGGCCGTGGACCTCGGCGTTCCGGAGACCTACCACCCGACCGACGTCGGTGTCTTCTTCAACGAGGGCCACGAGGGTCACGAGGTGGCCGATCCCTACTTCGGTGGTGCCGGCCCCGCCCGAGCGGGTTGCCAGCACTGCGCCCGGTGCATGACCGGGTGCCCGTTCAACGCCAAGAACACGACCGTGAAGAACTACCTGCACCTGGCCGAGGGCCTGGGCGCCAAGGTGCACGCGATGACCACGGTCACCGCCGTGCGGCCCGTCGCGGACGGGTACGCCGTCGACACGGTGCGCTCGGGCGCAGTCGTGCGCAAGCGCGAGCGGACCTTCACCGCCAAGCAGGTCGTCTTCGCGGCGGCTGCCCGTGGCACCCAGGACCTGCTGCACAAGATGAAGGACGAGGGCGTCCTGACCGAGCTCTCGCCCCGCCTGGGCGAGCTGACCCGCTCCAACTCGGAAGCGATCCTGACCGTCTCGAGCCGCGAGCACACCGACATGGCACAGGGCGTCGCGATCAGCTCCTCGATCCACCCCGAGCCGACCACGCACGTCGAAGTGGTGAAGTACGGCTCCGGCCAGGATGCCCTCTTCCCGCTCTCCGTCCCGATGATCGACGGTGGACCGCTACGGGCGCTCCGCTTCCTGCTCACCGTGCTGCGCCACCCGGTGGCGTTCCTGCGTTCGATGTGGCCCGTCGGAGGCGCCGACCGGAGCGTGATCCTGCTGGTGATGCAGTCCCTGGACAACTCGCTGACCTCCTTCCGCAAGGGCGGTCGGTTGACCACGAAGCAGGGCACCGGTGAGCCGAACCCGACCTGGATCCCGATCGGGCACAAGGTGGCCCGCCTCTACGCCAGCAAGGTCAAGGGCGACGCCGGCGCCGTGGGGACCGACGTACTGAACATCCCGTCGACCGCTCACTACATCGGCGGCGCAGTGATCGGGGACTCCCCCGCCACCGGCGTCATCGACCCGTGGCAGCGGGTCTACGGTCACGACGGACTGCACGTGATCGACGGCTCGGCGGTGACCGCCAACCTCGGCGTGAACCCGTCGCTGACCATCACCGCTCAGGCTGAGCGAGCCCTGGCCTTCTGGCCGAACAAGGGCGAGCAGGACCCGCGCCCGCCGCTCGGCTCGACGTACGCCCGGGTCTCCCCCGTGGCGCCGCACAAGCCGGCCGTGCCGGCGACCGCTTCGGGAGCCCTGCGCGTCAGCTGA
- a CDS encoding DUF7455 domain-containing protein: MTTAVAPSSAALTAVDRCDRCGAQAYLRVELASGLELLFCAHHAREHGEKLREVAVTVTDETHKLAGTPASESD, translated from the coding sequence GTGACTACTGCTGTTGCCCCCAGTTCCGCCGCCCTGACTGCGGTGGACCGTTGCGACCGTTGCGGCGCCCAGGCCTACCTTCGCGTGGAGTTGGCCTCCGGGCTCGAACTCCTGTTCTGCGCTCACCACGCTCGCGAGCACGGTGAGAAGCTGCGCGAAGTGGCCGTCACCGTCACCGACGAAACGCACAAGCTTGCCGGGACCCCGGCCAGCGAGAGCGACTGA
- a CDS encoding carbonic anhydrase produces MGEFDDLISANKTFADDFGLGGFDGVAHAGVAIVTCMDSRIDPLSMLGLKAGDAKIFRNPGGRITNAALEALVLGVHLLNVNRILVIPHTRCAMASSSQSELREKVGASAGQDASWQHFHVVSDQVAALAEDIRAVTSHPLIPDSVKVGGFIYDVDTGLLDQKF; encoded by the coding sequence GTGGGTGAATTCGACGATCTGATCTCTGCCAACAAGACGTTTGCCGATGACTTCGGCCTGGGTGGATTCGATGGTGTCGCGCATGCCGGCGTAGCCATCGTCACCTGCATGGACTCGCGGATCGATCCGCTGAGCATGCTCGGGCTCAAGGCTGGCGACGCCAAGATCTTCCGCAACCCCGGTGGTCGCATCACCAATGCGGCCCTCGAGGCACTGGTGCTGGGCGTGCACCTGCTCAACGTGAACAGGATCCTGGTGATCCCGCACACGAGGTGCGCGATGGCCTCCAGCAGCCAGAGCGAGCTGCGCGAGAAGGTCGGCGCCTCGGCCGGCCAGGATGCCTCCTGGCAGCACTTCCACGTGGTCTCCGACCAGGTGGCGGCGCTCGCCGAGGACATCCGCGCCGTGACGTCCCACCCGTTGATCCCCGACAGCGTCAAGGTCGGCGGATTCATCTATGACGTCGACACCGGGCTCCTGGACCAGAAGTTCTGA
- a CDS encoding DUF456 domain-containing protein: MTTVDVIVALAIAVGLVGIVLPMLPGSLLILAAVLGWALHLGETTGWVVFAVATTFLAVGTLVKYLVPGRSMKKSGVPNRTLLAGGVLGIVGFFVIPVVGVVVGFVLGVYLAELQRVGQAQARRTTRAALTAVGVSILIEFAFALLATLTWIIGVVLV; the protein is encoded by the coding sequence GTGACTACTGTCGACGTGATCGTCGCCCTCGCCATTGCTGTCGGCCTGGTCGGAATCGTGCTCCCGATGCTTCCCGGAAGCCTGCTCATCCTTGCTGCAGTGCTGGGCTGGGCCCTCCACCTGGGCGAGACCACGGGATGGGTGGTCTTCGCGGTCGCAACCACGTTCCTGGCCGTGGGCACGCTGGTGAAGTATCTCGTCCCCGGCCGCTCGATGAAGAAGAGCGGCGTGCCCAACCGGACGTTGCTGGCCGGTGGGGTGCTCGGCATCGTCGGGTTCTTCGTGATCCCGGTCGTCGGGGTGGTCGTCGGGTTCGTGCTCGGCGTCTATCTCGCCGAGCTGCAACGAGTCGGCCAGGCCCAGGCACGGCGTACGACGCGGGCAGCGCTGACAGCCGTCGGGGTCTCGATCCTGATCGAGTTCGCGTTCGCGCTGCTGGCAACGCTCACCTGGATCATCGGCGTCGTCCTGGTCTGA
- a CDS encoding DNA topoisomerase IV subunit B, translating into MDSHGRTTSKDRPIDNTYNAAHLLVLEGLEAVRKRPGMYIGSTDTRGLMHCVWEIIDNGVDEALAGVAQRIEVTLHPDGSVEVHDDGRGIPTDKEPKTGLPGVEVVATKLHAGGKFGGGSYVATGGLHGVGLSVVNALSSRMDIDVDRSPSAQGLSFQRGIPGVFDGDEPDASFTPQSGLTRKGKRVAKGKSGTRIRFWPDRQIFTRDAAYVYDDLITRARQTSFIVPGLELVIRDQRGPEPVEEKFRHDGGIAEYAEFLSEGDPVTDVLRLQGKDTFTETVPMLDAKGHMTPQEVERELAVDVALRWSNSYDTVLRSYVNVIATPKGGTHVSGFEAAITKTFNDVMRSSKVLKVNDTDVIKDDVLEGMTAVVTVRLAEPQFEGQTKEILGTSAARTVVRKVVASELKNFLASTKRVEKAQAKLVMEKVAGAAKTRISARQLKETQRRKNALESSALPAKLADCRSADNERTELFIVEGDSALGTAKLARDSEFQALLPIRGKILNVQKASVADMLKNTECASIIQVVGAGSGRTFDLEAARYGRIIFMADADSDGAHIRCLLATLFFKYMPDLIKEGRVYSAVPPLHRIELTRPKKGMDKYVYTYSDAELQRKLAELKRKNVSWKDPVQRYKGLGEMDADQLAETTMDPRHRTLRRITVDDADEAVKVFELLMGSEVAPRKEFIVQGAYDVDVEALDA; encoded by the coding sequence ATAGATTCGCATGGTCGCACCACGAGCAAGGACAGACCCATCGACAACACGTACAACGCAGCCCACCTCCTGGTCCTCGAGGGCCTGGAGGCAGTGCGCAAGCGTCCCGGCATGTACATCGGCTCCACCGACACGCGTGGGCTGATGCACTGTGTCTGGGAGATCATCGACAACGGCGTGGACGAGGCCCTGGCCGGGGTGGCACAGCGCATCGAGGTGACGCTGCACCCCGACGGCTCTGTGGAGGTCCACGATGACGGTCGGGGCATCCCCACCGACAAGGAGCCCAAGACCGGTCTCCCCGGTGTCGAGGTGGTGGCCACGAAGCTGCACGCCGGTGGAAAGTTCGGAGGCGGCTCCTACGTCGCCACCGGCGGACTGCACGGCGTCGGCCTGTCCGTGGTCAACGCGCTCTCCTCGCGGATGGACATCGACGTCGATCGTTCCCCCTCCGCCCAGGGCCTGTCCTTCCAGCGTGGCATCCCCGGTGTCTTCGACGGCGACGAGCCGGACGCCTCCTTCACCCCGCAGTCGGGGCTGACCCGCAAGGGCAAGCGGGTCGCCAAGGGCAAGTCGGGGACGCGCATCCGGTTCTGGCCGGACCGGCAGATCTTCACCCGCGACGCGGCGTACGTCTATGACGACCTGATCACCCGCGCTCGCCAGACGTCCTTCATCGTTCCGGGTCTCGAGCTCGTCATCCGTGACCAGCGGGGGCCCGAGCCGGTCGAGGAGAAGTTCCGCCACGACGGCGGCATCGCCGAATATGCCGAGTTCCTCTCCGAGGGTGACCCGGTCACCGACGTGTTGCGCCTCCAGGGCAAGGACACGTTCACCGAGACCGTGCCGATGCTGGACGCCAAGGGGCACATGACGCCGCAGGAGGTCGAGCGCGAGCTCGCTGTCGACGTCGCCCTGCGGTGGAGCAACAGCTATGACACCGTCCTGCGCTCCTATGTGAACGTGATCGCCACGCCCAAGGGCGGCACCCACGTGAGTGGTTTCGAAGCGGCGATAACCAAGACGTTCAACGACGTGATGCGTTCGTCGAAGGTGCTCAAGGTCAACGACACCGACGTGATCAAGGACGACGTGCTCGAGGGCATGACCGCCGTGGTCACCGTCCGCCTGGCCGAGCCCCAGTTCGAGGGCCAGACCAAGGAGATCCTCGGCACCTCGGCCGCCCGCACCGTCGTACGCAAGGTCGTGGCGAGTGAGCTGAAGAACTTCCTCGCCTCCACCAAGCGGGTCGAGAAGGCGCAGGCCAAGCTGGTCATGGAGAAGGTCGCCGGGGCGGCCAAGACCCGGATCTCGGCCCGCCAGCTCAAGGAGACCCAGCGTCGCAAGAACGCACTGGAGTCCTCCGCGCTGCCGGCCAAGCTCGCCGACTGCCGCTCCGCGGACAACGAGCGCACCGAGCTGTTCATCGTCGAGGGTGACTCGGCGCTCGGCACGGCCAAGCTGGCCCGTGACTCGGAGTTCCAGGCCCTACTGCCGATCCGGGGCAAGATCCTCAACGTGCAGAAGGCCTCCGTGGCCGACATGCTGAAGAACACCGAGTGCGCCTCGATCATCCAGGTGGTCGGGGCCGGGTCCGGACGCACGTTCGACCTCGAGGCGGCGCGCTACGGCCGGATCATCTTCATGGCCGACGCCGACTCCGACGGGGCGCACATCCGTTGCCTGCTGGCCACGCTCTTCTTCAAGTACATGCCTGACCTGATCAAGGAGGGTCGCGTCTATTCGGCAGTGCCGCCGTTGCACCGCATCGAGCTGACCCGGCCGAAGAAGGGCATGGACAAATACGTCTACACCTACTCCGACGCCGAGCTGCAGCGGAAGCTGGCCGAGCTCAAGCGCAAGAACGTGTCCTGGAAGGACCCGGTCCAGCGCTACAAGGGTCTGGGCGAGATGGACGCGGACCAGCTGGCCGAGACCACCATGGACCCCCGGCACCGCACCCTGCGCCGGATCACCGTGGACGACGCCGACGAGGCGGTGAAGGTCTTCGAGCTGCTGATGGGCTCAGAGGTCGCACCCCGCAAGGAGTTCATCGTTCAGGGTGCCTACGACGTTGATGTCGAGGCGCTCGACGCCTGA